Sequence from the Priestia megaterium genome:
CTTCTCCGGCAAGCCCCGCATCTACAGGATACCTTTTGCCAATTTGTGCAGGATCAATATCAATATGAATCGTTTTCGCATGGTCTGGCAAAAAGCCTGTAAACGGATAGGACGTTCCAATCATGATGAGCGTATCCGCTTCTTGCATCGCTTCATACGCTGGCTTTGTCCCGATTAACCCAAGTCCTCCAAGACAATATGGATGTTCATCCGGTATTGCGCCTTTTCCAGGAAGCGTAAGGACAATAGGTGCTGCGATTTTTTCTGCAAACGCAAGCAGCTCTTCTCTCATTTCATGTGTGCCTCGACCGGCTAAAATAACCGGACTTTCTGCTTTACCAATCAAATCTTTTGCTTTTTCAAGGTCTTCTTTGTGAGGAAAGACGTCTTGTTTAACGATTATGCTTGATGTTTCTCGTGCTTCTGATCCGACTTCAAAACGAGGAATATCATCGGGAATGGTTAACACAGCCACACCTTTTTTAGCATAAGCTGTTCGAATCGCTTGATTGACAACAGTGGGAAGCTGTTCAGCGGACATGATTCGCTGGTTATATACAGCCACGTCATCGAACATTCGTTCTAAATTAATTTCTTGAAACGCATCGCTTCCGATAAGATCGGACTCCACTTGCCCCGTAAGTGCTAAAACGGGAGCTTTGTCTAACTTTGCATCATACAAACCATTCAGTAAATGAATCGCTCCCGGTCCGGCAATAGCCGTGCATACACCGATTTTACCCGTTAGCTTTGCATATGCAGCCGCTGCGAGAGCTCCCGCTTCTTCGTGCCTCACTTGAATAAATTTAATTTTGTCCTGGGCTTTGCGAAGCGGTTCAATAATTGAATTAATGGAGTCTCCTGGCATGCCATAAATATGATCAACGCCCCATTCAATTAACAGTTCAATCAGTTTTTCCCCTGCTTTTTGTTTAAACATATGACTGACCCCTTTCTTCTTATATATAGAGATAGTGTGACCTGATACGCTCTTTCTTACTTATTTTCACTCGTATAATTTTCGTTTTCTTTCATTAAATGAATAAACCATCTTCGTTAAATTTTCTTCATTCCTTGCAATTATCATTAACTTTTGCTATTCTATAAGAAGAATTATTTTTGTTCGGCAACAATCGATAGGTGAATACTTTCGTCTTAAAGATTTTGATCATGAGCAAGGATAGTAATACAATGTGTGCATAGCACACGAGGAGGCAACATTCATGGAAAAAGGTACAGTAAAATGGTTTAACGCAGAAAAAGGTTTCGGATTTATCGAGCGCGAAAATGGCGACGATGTATTCGTACATTTCTCAGCAATCCAAAGCGAAGGATTCAAATCTTTAGACGAAGGTCAAGCTGTAACATTCGACGTTGAAGAAGGTCAACGCGGACCTCAAGCTGCTAACGTTCAAAAAGCATAAGTAGAAAAAGACTCTGATTTCAGAGTCTTTTTTTTATGTAGAACCACGCATAAAATCTTTTTAACGTGTAGTTTGTACACGTTATTATAAATAATAAACTAAAAAAGTCTCTTCATCCCGAAGAGACCTTTTGTGGAAGAAATAGTTGAAGAAATAAAGTGTGGATGTTGCGTCGTCATCATTTTTTAATAATTAGCACCAGCCGCCGCCGAAGCAAGAAGCGCCGATGATGATTAATAAGATGAAAAGTACAATGATTAAAGCGAAACCGCCGCCGCAGCCACCGCCGCCATAACCACAACCGTATCCGTAACCTCCGTAGTATCCCATGTGTTTCACCTCCATTTGCTATACTTTAAGATATGTGGATTTAGTTAAATTGCTCCTAATAATTCCATAGAACTTTTGAAAATGTTTGTCATACACTAAAAATACTGCGTTTTTCAAACATGTCCCACAAAGAGATAAAACATTTGATTTTATGGGCATTTACTCCTCTTTTCTTTATCTTTTAAAAATGTAATCGCTCCCTTTTTCATGAATGTACACCGTGCTGAATACCTTTAGTTATGTACACTCACACAGGAGGGATTCAATATGTTAACACTCGAAATTTCAAAGCAAATCGTTAAAAACGTCTACCCTATTGTCTTATCGAATCGCAGTAAAATCTTTCAAGAGGAAGTGAGCGTCGCCGCTTTGCAAGACTACTTTGGTCTTGATCATGCCTTTAGCGTGTATGCAGCTGCCACCATTATTTATCAGCTAGAAGCCGACGGGTATGTATCCAAACCTCTGAAGCGCAATGAATACAAGCGAATTTTGCTCAAATAAAAACAAGCATCCCCGCAAGGATGCTTGTCTTATTTATAGCTATACCTGTCGAATAACTGCTCGACTCTTTTGTGGTAATCGGCAAGGTAGTCAGAAAGCTCAGTTTCACTCAATTTATTTGCCTGTTCCTCAAATAGTGACAGCAGCGAAATTTTAATCATTGCCATTTCCGTTTCCGAGCGATTTTCATTTCGCAAATCTTTTCTTAAATTCCACAGGCTTTGCTCCATTTCATGCTTTAATTGTTCTAGTGAGTGTGGTTCTTCAGATCCGGCACGAATGTCTTTTTTAAATCCACTCATCTTATCACTCCTCGCATTTGCACCTGCTAGATAGTATCTAATGTATACTATACCATAAATAACTATACGAGGCTTAAGCATGCCTTTTAAGCAATTGGTCACAAAATAAAAAACATCTCTTTGGATGTCTTTACGTTACCTTTTATCTTACTTCGTCTTCTTCACCTTTTACGTATTTAAAAAATGAATCAATCATTTCGTTTAAAAAATCATTGCGATCTTCAAAATTCATAATTTCTAAAAATTCCACAATATCCTTATCTAAGCTAATAGAAGCGGGAACATAAGCAGCCGCTTCCCTTCTTTGCGGGAATGGAATCACATTATCTTTCTTCTTCATAAAACACCGTCCTTTTTCTGTGCTTTACTAGTGTAAGCTTTCAAGGAACGATTTGCAAGTCCCTCTGATGTAAAATTTTATATAAACATTCTTCTGAAAAGACAGGGTATATCTTTAGCTACTCAAGTAAGCTCATTTGACATTAGCTTTTTCATGTTCTGGCGTCATATTAATAATTCGCCGCTGTTTTCTCTTTTCCTTTTGGCATCTTTTAGCAAATTTAAATACAAATATTTCAAAAGAGGTTTTTATTTCCTTTGTATAGGTTAAAGAAAGGAAACAACATTTTTATATGGAGGGGTTACAAATGATTGCATTAACTGGAAAAGTTGCGCTTGTGACGGGAGCGGCGTCTGGAATTGGACGTGCTTCAGCCATTACATTAGCTGAACAAGGAGCGCGCGTTGCTCTTTTAGATTTAGAGGAAGAAAAATTACACGAAGTAAAAGAGACCATCATGTCTAGCGGCGGAGAGTGTATAGCCATTAAAACAGACGTATCTGACTCTGAAAGTATAAAAGAGAGTATCGAAACGATTAGCAGCTTATGGAGTCAATTACATATTGTTTCTATTAACGCAGGCATCAACGGTACGTTCTCTTCTATTGAAGAACTATCACCAGAAGATTGGACAAAAACGATTGATACAAATTTAACAAGTACTTTTTTAACGGTGAAGCATTCTATTCCTTATTTGAAAGCTCAGGGAGGAAGCATTATTATTACTAGCTCGATTAACGGCAACCGTACATTTTCAAATATCGGCATGAGCGCATACAGTTCCTCAAAGGCTGGCCAAATGGCCTTCGGCAAAATGGCAGCTCTTGAACTTTCTACATATGGAATACGGGTAAACGTCATTTGTCCAGGAGCAGTTGATACAAATATTGAAAGCAATACATTCCGTCAAGAAGACAAATTAAAAGAAGTAGCGATTCCAATTGAATATCCAAATGGCAATCAGCCGCTTGCTAAACGCTCTGCTAAGCCCGAAGAAGTAGCAGACTTAATTTTCTTTTTAGCTTCTGACGCGTCCAAACATATTACCGGAAGTGAAATGTTTATTGACGGCGGAGAATCGCTGCTGTAACGTACAAGCCCCTGCATTATCTGCCAGGGGCTTGTTTTTTGCTTTTATGAACAACGTCTACTCCACCCGAAGCGGATATAATACTGCCTGTAATCATATCTGAGTTTTCATCACAAAGAAACTCAATAATACGCGCAATGTCTTCTCCTGTCCCTGATCGACCGACAGGCGTTGCTTTATCTTCTAGTAATCTTGCTTTTATGATATCATTTTCTTTCATGTCTCCTACAATATCTCCGGGACAGACCATATTGGCCGTAATCCCGTATTCGGCTACTTCTAGAGCAAGCGATTTGGTCAAAGAAGCTAGCCCTGACTTAGCGGCACTAAAAGCCGCGCGGTACATCCATCCAGGGGTATGCTCTACATCTTGAAAACCATATGTAATAATTCTTCCAAACTGCTGCTTTTTCATAACAGGAACAACAGCTTTTACAAAATGAAAAACGGAGCTTAAATTCCCTTCCAGCATTTCATACCATTCACTGTCTGTGTACTCTATTAATTTTTTTCTTTCAAATACATACGGACCTGCATTATTAATTAAAACATCAATACGTCCAAATTGCTCCATAGCCCGCGCAACGACATGTTCAATATCTGCTTTATTCGTTATATCTCCTTCTACAAACTGTACGTTGTCTTTATATTGATACCATTCTTTTTGCAGTTCTCGCACTTTATTTTTATCACTGCGAAAATGGACGGTAACGGAATACTGCTTTTAAAAAAACTGTTCTGTTACCTTCTTGCCAATACCTTTATGACCCGCTGTAATCAATACATGTTTCATCTACCTTCACCTCTTTTACTCTACTTGTCTACTATATATATTAGACAGCTCCTTAGTTTCTCCTTTACTAACAGAAAAAAGCCCTTGACTAAAGGGCCTTTCTTTTACGGTCTTAACAAAATTTTCCCTGTGCTTTTTCGGCTTTCAAGAAGCTCATGTGCTTTCGCTCCGTCTTTTAAGTCAAATACGACAGGATCGGTTAGCACAAGCTGACCTTTACTGATCCACTCAAACAGCTGCTGTGAACGTACTTTACGTTCTTCATATGACACAAGCACGTTCCACAAGTCTCCGCCTGTAAGCGTTTTAGAGGTATCCATCAGCATACGCGGGTCGACCGGGGCCGGATCGCCTCCTGCCATTCCGTAAAATACCACGGTTCCGCCTGTTTTTACGGCT
This genomic interval carries:
- a CDS encoding SDR family oxidoreductase, with the protein product MIALTGKVALVTGAASGIGRASAITLAEQGARVALLDLEEEKLHEVKETIMSSGGECIAIKTDVSDSESIKESIETISSLWSQLHIVSINAGINGTFSSIEELSPEDWTKTIDTNLTSTFLTVKHSIPYLKAQGGSIIITSSINGNRTFSNIGMSAYSSSKAGQMAFGKMAALELSTYGIRVNVICPGAVDTNIESNTFRQEDKLKEVAIPIEYPNGNQPLAKRSAKPEEVADLIFFLASDASKHITGSEMFIDGGESLL
- a CDS encoding cold-shock protein, whose translation is MEKGTVKWFNAEKGFGFIERENGDDVFVHFSAIQSEGFKSLDEGQAVTFDVEEGQRGPQAANVQKA
- a CDS encoding pyruvate oxidase; the protein is MFKQKAGEKLIELLIEWGVDHIYGMPGDSINSIIEPLRKAQDKIKFIQVRHEEAGALAAAAYAKLTGKIGVCTAIAGPGAIHLLNGLYDAKLDKAPVLALTGQVESDLIGSDAFQEINLERMFDDVAVYNQRIMSAEQLPTVVNQAIRTAYAKKGVAVLTIPDDIPRFEVGSEARETSSIIVKQDVFPHKEDLEKAKDLIGKAESPVILAGRGTHEMREELLAFAEKIAAPIVLTLPGKGAIPDEHPYCLGGLGLIGTKPAYEAMQEADTLIMIGTSYPFTGFLPDHAKTIHIDIDPAQIGKRYPVDAGLAGEAKTTIQWFLENVGRSEHRQFLEQSQERMKKWWSQLDTQEAKESLPIKPQRVIRALQHVAADNAVLSVDVGNVTVWMARHFRMTNQQFVISSWLATLGCGLPGALAGKIAYPEKQVFAVCGDGGFAMTMADFITAVKYNLPLVVVLFNNHKIGMIKFEQEVMGNAEFGTDLTNPNFAKYADICGGVGYRVEKEEELLPAFESAVRQNKPCIIDVIVDANEAPMPAKITLGQATGYAKHMVKELFQEGKLDLPPL
- the yjcZ gene encoding sporulation protein YjcZ; translated protein: MGYYGGYGYGCGYGGGGCGGGFALIIVLFILLIIIGASCFGGGWC